GATGGATCCCGAATAGTCCTCTTCCAGCAAAAGTTTGATGAAACCCGGGATGTCCACCGAAACGGGGCATCCGTCCATGCACGCGGGCTTTTTGCACTGGAGGCAACGGCCGGCCTCCAGGGCGGCGGCCTCGGGACTCAATCCGTGGGGGACTTCCTCAAAATTTTTCGCTCTGACAAGGGGGTCCTGCTCAGGCATCGGCTGACGGGGAGTTTTCTTTTTTTTGGCTTTTTTATCTGTTGCTTTCGGCATGATGTCCTCTTCGTGTATGTTATAAAGTCTGTGATATGATCAGTTGTTCGCGCAAAAGGCTTTGTAGCTTTTCTGCTCCTCGTCCATGTAGGAGGCCAGGCGCATCATCAGCTCGTCGTAATCCACTTTATGACCGTCGAATTCAGGACCGTCCACGCATCCGAATTTCGTCTGTCCGCCCACCGACACCCGGCATCCTCCGCACATTCCGGTTCCGTCCACCATGATGGGGTTTAAGCTCACCAGGGTTTTGACCTTGAACGGGCGCGTGACCTCGGAGGCGAATTTCATCATGGGCACCGGCCCGATGGCCACCACCAGCTGAATGTCCTCTTTTTCCAGGATGTCTTTGAGCACATCGGTGACAAAGCCGTGATGCCCGTACGAGCCGTCGTCCGTGCACACGCGCAGGTCGTGGGAGGCGGCCTTCATCTGATCCTCAAGGATGAGAATGTCCTTGTTCCTGGCGCCGATGATGCCGGTCACATGGTTGCCTATATTTTTCAACGCCCTGGCGATGGGGTGCAGGACGGCGATGCCTGTGCCGCCCCCCACGCACACCACATTCCCCACTTTTTCAATTTCGGTGGGTTTTCCCAGGGGGCCGATGACATCGCTGTACGCATCTCCCTCCATCAACGCCTTGAACAGGGCGGTGGACTTTCCCACCACCATATAGATGACGGTGATGGTGCCCTTTTCAGGATTGGTGTCGGCCATGGTGAGGGGGATTCTCTCCCCGGCCTCGTTGGCCATCAGTATCACGAACTGTCCCGGTTTGGCTTTCTGGGCGATTTTGGGCGCTTCGATTTCGTTGAGTATGACGTCTCCGCCGGACATTTCCTCGCGTTTGACAATTTTAAACATAAAAACCTCCGAGTGAATGGGTTGCTTGGTGGCCAAATATTTTATCCGAAATTGGCGGCAAGTCAAGAAAATACCTTGTCAACGGATGAAAAAAA
The DNA window shown above is from Candidatus Desulfarcum epimagneticum and carries:
- the sudB gene encoding Sulfide dehydrogenase subunit beta; its protein translation is MFKIVKREEMSGGDVILNEIEAPKIAQKAKPGQFVILMANEAGERIPLTMADTNPEKGTITVIYMVVGKSTALFKALMEGDAYSDVIGPLGKPTEIEKVGNVVCVGGGTGIAVLHPIARALKNIGNHVTGIIGARNKDILILEDQMKAASHDLRVCTDDGSYGHHGFVTDVLKDILEKEDIQLVVAIGPVPMMKFASEVTRPFKVKTLVSLNPIMVDGTGMCGGCRVSVGGQTKFGCVDGPEFDGHKVDYDELMMRLASYMDEEQKSYKAFCANN